A region from the Desulfomarina profundi genome encodes:
- the purB gene encoding adenylosuccinate lyase, with protein sequence MRRDIYQEPLVSRYTSSEMQHLFSEEKKFTTWRKCWLALAEAQFELGLDNLISENMLNELRNNINNIDYGIAAAKEKEIRHDVMAHVYEYGKKCPSAEGIIHLGATSQFVVCNTDLLIQRDAFRLIRKSLLGVISNLADFCSQHKDLPTLGYTHYQPAQPTTVGKRNTLYIQDLLMDLDYVDIFLEKMKARGAKGTVGTQATFLELFQGDHEKVNKLDKLVSKKLGFDSVFAVTGQTYTRKQDMKLAETLAGIGATAHKFAVDLRLLSNLKVQEEPFAKNQTGSSAMAYKRNPMRSERMTGLARKLLGLVQNFGATYGNQWFERTLDDSAIRRMDIPQAFLLTDAILKLFINITSNMVVYPNQIKRQLLAELPFMATEKILMEAVERGASRQDMHELIKEHSIAAGRVVKEEGGENDLLQRLGEDKRVPFSLDEIQNLISDFSQFTGRAKEQTEEFLDQVVYPLLEKNRKDLESPLDVSLSV encoded by the coding sequence ATGAGAAGAGATATTTACCAGGAACCACTGGTCAGCAGATATACCAGCAGTGAAATGCAGCACTTATTTTCTGAAGAAAAAAAATTTACCACCTGGCGCAAGTGCTGGCTCGCCCTTGCCGAAGCTCAATTTGAGCTAGGCCTTGATAATCTTATTTCTGAAAACATGCTCAACGAACTTAGAAATAACATTAACAATATTGATTATGGTATCGCCGCAGCAAAAGAAAAGGAAATAAGACATGATGTTATGGCTCATGTCTATGAATATGGGAAAAAATGCCCATCTGCTGAAGGAATAATCCATCTAGGAGCCACCTCTCAATTCGTTGTCTGCAATACAGACCTGCTTATCCAGCGCGATGCCTTTCGCCTTATTCGAAAAAGTCTTCTTGGTGTTATCAGCAACCTTGCTGATTTCTGTTCTCAACATAAAGACCTTCCGACTCTTGGTTATACCCACTACCAACCTGCCCAGCCAACTACAGTTGGTAAACGGAATACACTGTATATTCAGGATTTATTGATGGATCTTGATTATGTTGACATCTTTCTTGAAAAAATGAAAGCTCGTGGTGCTAAAGGAACCGTTGGTACTCAGGCCACTTTTCTTGAGCTGTTTCAAGGTGATCATGAAAAAGTTAATAAGCTTGATAAACTGGTTTCTAAAAAACTGGGATTTGATTCAGTATTTGCTGTTACCGGCCAGACTTATACCAGAAAACAGGATATGAAGCTTGCTGAAACCCTGGCCGGGATCGGGGCCACCGCCCATAAATTTGCAGTAGACCTCCGCCTACTTTCTAACTTAAAAGTTCAGGAAGAACCTTTTGCAAAAAATCAGACTGGTTCTTCGGCAATGGCATACAAACGAAACCCCATGCGCTCTGAGAGAATGACAGGATTAGCCAGAAAACTACTCGGCCTTGTTCAAAACTTTGGAGCCACTTACGGGAACCAATGGTTTGAAAGAACACTTGACGATTCAGCAATCAGGCGAATGGATATCCCCCAGGCCTTTCTGCTCACAGATGCAATCTTAAAGTTATTTATTAATATTACATCGAATATGGTTGTTTATCCGAATCAAATTAAAAGACAACTTCTAGCCGAATTACCTTTTATGGCAACAGAAAAAATCCTGATGGAAGCCGTGGAAAGAGGTGCGAGCAGGCAGGATATGCATGAACTCATTAAGGAGCATTCAATAGCCGCGGGCAGGGTAGTTAAAGAAGAAGGTGGAGAGAACGACCTTCTTCAACGGTTGGGGGAAGATAAAAGGGTCCCCTTCTCTCTCGATGAAATCCAGAATCTCATCAGTGACTTTTCACAGTTTACCGGCCGAGCCAAAGAGCAGACAGAAGAATTTCTCGATCAGGTAGTCTATCCGCTGCTTGAAAAAAACAGAAAAGATCTGGAGAGTCCCCTGGATGTCAGTCTCTCAGTTTAA
- a CDS encoding DUF4911 domain-containing protein, whose amino-acid sequence MTTTIGNFKTLYLRIGPEKYHFLKFILEGYDNLAVLSSIESKKGLVVLRYAGESEKDIFSLLSSIAGSLLTLNRL is encoded by the coding sequence ATGACAACAACAATTGGAAATTTCAAAACACTGTACCTGAGAATAGGCCCGGAAAAGTATCATTTTCTCAAATTTATACTTGAAGGATATGACAATCTGGCTGTCCTCTCCAGTATTGAAAGCAAAAAGGGGCTGGTTGTTCTTCGCTATGCAGGTGAGAGCGAAAAAGATATTTTTTCTCTTCTCTCCAGTATAGCTGGATCATTATTAACGTTAAATCGACTATAA
- the miaB gene encoding tRNA (N6-isopentenyl adenosine(37)-C2)-methylthiotransferase MiaB: MSEKVFYIKTFGCQMNERDSEIIAQSLAGKGYIEGMDLDDADLVILNTCSIRAKAEQKVMSLLGYLRKNKRANPALKICVAGCVAQQEGDRIIDRMSHVDLVIGTQNIYNIAELLVKADREGSVVATDLKDQYDIPNLLPSSDSDPDQNNTLFRKFVTIMQGCNNYCTYCVVPYTRGREVSRKHNDITDEVKALVNEGVKEITLLGQNVNSYGKTNEVHPANNKYSFSDLLHDVAEIQGLKRLRFTTSNPKDLTEELMVCFRDIDILCPQFHLPVQAGSDSVLKRMNRKYSVADYLDKVDKLREFCPDIALTTDIIVGFPGETEDDFAGTMQLLETVRYHGSFSFKYSDRPGTRASTFDKKLQIEESVKSRRLSRFQARQDEISLERNREYIGKIKNVMIEECSEKGVRGRTDTNHIVHLPCPTKLPVPGSFIDVKIVHAGNHSLRGEIV, from the coding sequence ATGTCTGAAAAAGTTTTCTACATCAAAACCTTTGGGTGTCAGATGAATGAGCGGGACTCGGAAATCATCGCCCAGTCACTGGCAGGCAAAGGCTATATTGAAGGGATGGATCTGGATGATGCCGATCTTGTCATCCTTAACACCTGCTCCATTCGTGCTAAAGCTGAGCAGAAAGTTATGAGCCTGCTTGGCTACTTGAGAAAAAACAAGCGGGCAAATCCAGCGCTTAAAATCTGCGTGGCCGGATGCGTCGCCCAGCAGGAAGGAGATCGTATTATTGACAGGATGAGCCATGTTGACCTGGTAATCGGTACCCAGAATATTTACAATATAGCTGAACTTCTTGTAAAAGCTGATCGGGAAGGATCTGTGGTGGCAACTGACCTCAAAGATCAGTACGATATCCCCAATTTACTGCCCTCTTCAGATTCAGACCCAGATCAAAACAACACGCTTTTCCGTAAATTTGTTACCATTATGCAGGGGTGCAATAATTATTGCACTTATTGTGTTGTTCCCTATACAAGAGGACGTGAAGTTTCACGAAAACACAATGATATAACAGATGAAGTTAAAGCATTGGTTAATGAAGGTGTAAAGGAAATCACCCTTCTTGGACAAAATGTAAATTCCTACGGGAAAACCAATGAAGTCCATCCGGCAAACAACAAATACTCTTTCAGCGACCTGCTCCATGATGTTGCAGAAATACAAGGCCTGAAAAGGTTACGTTTTACTACCTCCAACCCCAAAGATCTCACAGAGGAGCTGATGGTCTGTTTTAGGGATATCGATATCCTTTGTCCCCAGTTCCACCTGCCCGTCCAGGCTGGATCCGATTCCGTACTGAAAAGAATGAACCGGAAATACAGTGTGGCTGACTATCTTGATAAAGTTGATAAATTAAGAGAATTCTGCCCAGATATTGCCTTGACTACAGATATAATAGTTGGGTTTCCAGGAGAAACCGAAGACGACTTTGCAGGAACAATGCAGCTTCTGGAAACCGTTCGTTATCATGGTTCTTTTTCTTTTAAATATTCCGACAGACCTGGAACCCGTGCCAGTACATTTGACAAAAAACTCCAAATTGAGGAAAGCGTTAAATCCCGACGATTGTCACGCTTTCAGGCCAGGCAGGATGAAATCAGCTTGGAGCGCAACAGGGAATATATCGGAAAAATAAAAAATGTCATGATAGAAGAGTGCTCGGAAAAAGGAGTCAGAGGCCGTACGGACACCAACCATATCGTGCACCTGCCCTGCCCCACAAAACTTCCGGTTCCCGGAAGTTTTATCGACGTGAAAATTGTCCACGCCGGGAATCATTCACTTCGTGGGGAAATAGTGTGA
- a CDS encoding DNA topoisomerase IV subunit A: protein MESTAGTLHQLFDKNFLEYTSYVIRERAIPAIDDGLKPVQRRILQTLFNMEDGRFHKVANVVGETMKLHPHGDQSIFAALVNLSNKGYLITQQGNFGNVLTGDRASAARYIECRLSPLAKEILFNRDLTEYVESYDGRMMEPVTLPAKIPLLLLQGAEGIAVGMATKIMPHNFCELLEAQKKILKGEEYVLFPDFPQKGFVDVSNYDNGNGKIRCRARIEEQNEKTIIIKEIPYTTTTQSLTDSIEKAAKAGKIKIVSINDYTAEEVEIEIKLARGVYAKDTIKALYAFTDCEVSITPNLTLINGTTPETTTVTRVLEHNTFKLKDDLQKGLEIDLGRLEEKLQARLLEQIFIEERLYKNIEEETSYKAVIKSVETGLVPFSSELLRPVTVEDIERLLEIRIKRISRWDINKQKKEINRIRKEIAGIKKSLQNMVQYTISFLDKLLEKYGHLYPRKTEIKSFSEVSIRKVALSNLVIGYNRTSGFLGSQIKVEDDKKDQSVTCSEYDRLFLIFTNGLYKIIPVTEKLFVGHELEWLGVVKRKSIFNVIYRDGKSGQAYVKRFKTPKFILEKEYRLFPEHKKSRILLLTHGEEQFARVYMTPSQRARTNVLDVIFDDYLIKGVAAKGKRVSNRTVRRVARSAGPRTEPAKKNLVLPGLDKDKK, encoded by the coding sequence ATGGAATCAACTGCAGGCACACTTCATCAGCTTTTTGATAAAAATTTTCTTGAATATACTTCATATGTCATCAGGGAGCGGGCCATTCCCGCCATTGATGATGGCTTAAAGCCGGTCCAGCGCCGCATTCTCCAGACCCTGTTTAACATGGAAGACGGCAGGTTCCACAAGGTGGCCAATGTTGTCGGAGAAACCATGAAACTCCATCCCCACGGGGATCAGTCAATCTTTGCCGCTCTGGTCAACCTTTCCAACAAGGGGTATCTTATTACCCAGCAGGGCAATTTCGGTAATGTCCTCACCGGGGATCGGGCCTCTGCAGCCAGATATATCGAATGCAGACTTTCACCGCTCGCCAAGGAAATTCTGTTTAACAGGGATTTGACGGAATATGTTGAATCTTACGATGGCAGAATGATGGAGCCGGTAACTCTGCCCGCAAAAATCCCTCTGCTTCTTCTCCAGGGTGCGGAAGGGATTGCAGTGGGTATGGCCACAAAGATAATGCCCCATAATTTTTGTGAACTGCTGGAAGCCCAGAAGAAAATCCTTAAAGGGGAGGAATATGTTCTTTTTCCTGATTTTCCGCAGAAAGGATTTGTTGATGTCAGCAATTATGATAACGGCAATGGAAAGATCCGTTGCCGGGCGAGGATTGAAGAACAGAACGAAAAAACAATAATAATCAAGGAAATCCCCTACACCACCACAACCCAGTCATTGACCGATTCCATTGAGAAGGCGGCCAAGGCAGGAAAAATCAAAATTGTTTCCATAAACGATTATACCGCGGAAGAGGTGGAAATTGAGATTAAACTTGCCCGGGGCGTATACGCAAAAGACACGATCAAGGCCCTCTACGCCTTTACCGACTGCGAAGTGTCCATTACTCCCAACCTGACACTGATTAACGGCACAACCCCGGAAACAACTACCGTTACCCGTGTGCTTGAACATAACACCTTTAAACTCAAGGACGATCTGCAGAAGGGACTCGAAATTGATCTGGGCAGGCTTGAAGAAAAATTGCAGGCCAGGTTGCTGGAACAGATTTTCATTGAGGAGCGTCTCTATAAAAATATCGAGGAGGAGACAAGCTATAAAGCCGTTATAAAGAGTGTGGAAACCGGTCTGGTTCCGTTCAGCAGTGAGCTTTTAAGGCCGGTAACTGTAGAAGACATTGAGAGGTTGCTCGAGATCCGGATTAAACGTATCTCCCGGTGGGATATCAATAAACAAAAGAAGGAAATCAACAGGATACGAAAAGAGATAGCAGGTATAAAAAAATCTCTGCAGAACATGGTACAGTATACCATTTCCTTTCTTGATAAACTTCTGGAAAAATACGGCCATTTATATCCGAGAAAGACGGAAATCAAAAGTTTCTCGGAGGTCAGCATCAGGAAAGTGGCTCTTTCCAACCTGGTTATCGGCTATAATCGTACAAGTGGATTTCTTGGCAGCCAGATAAAGGTTGAGGATGATAAGAAGGATCAGTCGGTTACCTGTTCGGAATACGACAGGCTGTTTCTTATCTTTACCAATGGCCTGTATAAAATCATTCCGGTAACGGAAAAACTCTTTGTCGGCCATGAACTGGAGTGGCTGGGAGTCGTTAAAAGGAAGAGTATTTTTAATGTCATTTACCGGGATGGGAAATCCGGCCAGGCTTACGTGAAACGATTTAAGACACCTAAGTTTATATTGGAAAAAGAATACAGGCTTTTTCCGGAGCATAAAAAATCAAGAATTCTTCTGCTGACACACGGAGAAGAACAGTTTGCCCGGGTGTACATGACACCGTCCCAGAGAGCGAGAACCAATGTCCTGGATGTCATTTTTGATGACTATCTTATAAAAGGAGTTGCGGCAAAGGGAAAGAGGGTCTCAAACAGAACGGTGCGAAGGGTTGCCAGATCCGCCGGTCCCAGGACGGAGCCGGCGAAAAAAAACCTGGTCCTTCCTGGGCTTGATAAGGACAAGAAGTAA
- a CDS encoding DNA topoisomerase IV subunit B, which translates to MNVSTHNYDESKIKTLSSLEHIRKRPGMYIGRLGDGSNQDDGIYILLKEVVDNAIDEFIMGAGKRINISIDDDGRVAVRDFGRGIPLGKIVDCVSVINTGAKYNTDVFQFSVGLNGVGTKAVNALSEEFRVTAWRDGKFATAFFRNGDLVEEKKGKDNSKNGTLIEFLPSREMFPGFRFDPLFVEKRMWRYAYLNAGLKLYLDKKLFYSANGLLDLLDKELEGANLYNPIYYKEGTLEFAFAHTDSFGDTYFTFVNGTYTSEGGTHLSAFREGILKGINEYAGRKFVNRDVRDGIVGTLAIKIKDPVFESQTKNKLGNTEIRSFVVNKVKDAVSSALYKDTESADILIEKILRNEKVRKELQSVRKEARAKAKKVALKIPQLKDCKYHPSRKKRSEKDRENMLFITEGQSAAGSIVSSRDPMTQAVFSLKGKPMNVLGQKLAVLYKNDEMYSLMRALDIENSISDLRYDKVILATDADVDGLHIRNLLLTFFLHYFEPLVKLGYIYIFETPIFRVRTKQETIYCYSEKEKKSATRKLQGKGKNKKAVETTRFKGLGEISPKEFKQFIGPDIRLKQVTLDSLSEVSKVLSFYMGKNTPDRRKYIMENLIFED; encoded by the coding sequence ATGAATGTATCTACCCATAATTACGACGAAAGTAAGATAAAGACGCTGAGTTCCCTGGAACATATCAGAAAGCGGCCGGGAATGTATATTGGCCGTCTCGGTGATGGTTCGAACCAGGATGACGGTATTTATATACTCCTGAAAGAGGTCGTCGATAATGCCATTGATGAATTCATAATGGGAGCGGGAAAACGGATCAATATATCCATTGATGATGATGGCAGGGTGGCTGTTCGGGATTTTGGCCGCGGTATTCCTCTGGGCAAGATTGTTGACTGTGTTTCAGTGATTAATACCGGCGCCAAGTACAATACTGATGTTTTCCAGTTTTCGGTCGGCCTCAATGGTGTTGGAACAAAGGCAGTTAATGCATTGTCTGAAGAGTTTCGAGTAACTGCCTGGCGTGACGGAAAATTTGCAACTGCTTTTTTTCGTAACGGTGATCTGGTTGAAGAGAAAAAGGGGAAGGATAACAGTAAAAACGGTACACTGATAGAGTTTCTGCCCTCGAGGGAAATGTTTCCCGGATTTCGGTTTGATCCACTTTTTGTGGAAAAAAGGATGTGGAGGTATGCCTATCTCAATGCCGGCCTGAAACTCTATCTTGATAAAAAGCTTTTTTATTCTGCCAACGGATTACTGGATCTGCTTGACAAGGAGTTGGAAGGAGCCAATCTGTACAACCCGATTTATTACAAAGAGGGGACTCTTGAATTTGCCTTCGCCCATACGGATTCTTTCGGGGATACATATTTTACCTTTGTCAACGGGACTTATACCAGTGAGGGAGGAACGCATCTGTCAGCTTTTCGGGAAGGTATCTTAAAGGGTATCAATGAATATGCCGGTCGGAAATTTGTCAATAGGGATGTTCGGGATGGTATCGTGGGAACTCTCGCCATAAAAATCAAGGATCCTGTCTTTGAATCCCAGACCAAAAATAAACTCGGCAACACTGAAATACGCTCCTTTGTGGTCAACAAGGTGAAGGACGCGGTTTCAAGTGCATTGTACAAGGATACTGAATCCGCTGATATCCTGATCGAAAAAATCCTCAGAAATGAAAAGGTAAGAAAAGAACTTCAATCCGTGCGTAAGGAGGCAAGAGCCAAGGCCAAGAAAGTGGCTTTGAAGATTCCCCAACTCAAAGATTGCAAATATCATCCGTCCAGAAAAAAACGGTCGGAGAAAGACCGGGAGAACATGCTTTTTATCACCGAGGGGCAGTCGGCGGCCGGATCAATTGTCTCCTCCCGGGATCCGATGACCCAGGCGGTTTTTTCTCTGAAAGGCAAGCCCATGAATGTACTTGGCCAGAAACTTGCTGTGCTGTACAAAAATGACGAGATGTATTCGCTTATGCGGGCCCTTGATATCGAAAATTCAATAAGTGATCTTCGTTATGACAAGGTTATCCTGGCCACGGACGCCGATGTTGACGGCCTGCATATTCGCAACCTGTTGCTGACATTTTTCCTTCACTATTTTGAACCCCTGGTAAAGCTCGGTTATATCTATATTTTTGAAACACCCATTTTCCGGGTGAGAACAAAACAGGAAACTATTTACTGTTATTCTGAAAAAGAAAAGAAAAGCGCAACCCGGAAACTGCAGGGAAAAGGGAAAAATAAGAAAGCGGTGGAGACAACACGGTTCAAGGGGCTTGGTGAAATTTCCCCAAAGGAGTTCAAGCAATTTATCGGCCCCGATATCAGGCTGAAACAGGTGACTCTCGATTCCTTGAGTGAAGTCTCAAAGGTTCTTTCATTCTATATGGGAAAAAACACTCCGGATCGTCGAAAATATATCATGGAAAATTTAATATTTGAGGACTGA
- the cutA gene encoding divalent-cation tolerance protein CutA, with protein sequence MHSLIIISTTFERKGDGEKIAEILLAENLIACGQLSGPIQSHYRWEGKTEKSVEYLLQLKTTASKYDLVEKRIKELHPYDLPEIVAVPVSHCSNEYHHWATGEIEG encoded by the coding sequence ATGCATTCTCTCATTATTATTTCAACTACTTTCGAAAGGAAAGGGGATGGAGAAAAAATAGCAGAGATACTCCTGGCCGAAAATCTTATTGCCTGCGGCCAGCTTTCCGGGCCTATACAGAGCCATTACCGCTGGGAGGGAAAAACAGAAAAATCTGTTGAGTATCTTCTGCAACTGAAAACAACAGCATCTAAATATGATCTGGTGGAAAAAAGAATAAAGGAGCTGCATCCTTACGATTTGCCGGAAATTGTTGCCGTCCCGGTGAGTCATTGCAGTAATGAATATCACCACTGGGCAACGGGGGAGATTGAAGGGTGA
- a CDS encoding type III pantothenate kinase, whose protein sequence is MFFVIDIGNSHTVTGLYSNDKLIGHWRFKSNRKSTPDELAVLHNALFTMAGIDKTAIKGVVLASVVPTLETAWLGCCTKHFNSNLDKKIFVVAVNDIKDLISVKLKNPGEVGADRLVNAIAAWNEFQTRLIVIDFGTAITFDCITEKCEYTGGLIIPGIAISLEALATRTAKLPHIDVSEKPPSVIGKNTDHAMKSGILYGYGAMINGLIENIRMEMAPGGEKVTVIATGGMAKVIAPFTTAFDHIDPMLTLKGLEIIYKKKIL, encoded by the coding sequence ATGTTCTTCGTTATTGATATTGGCAATTCCCATACGGTTACCGGGCTCTACAGCAATGATAAACTTATTGGTCACTGGCGCTTTAAATCCAATAGAAAAAGCACTCCGGATGAACTGGCTGTACTGCACAATGCCCTTTTCACCATGGCAGGTATTGATAAGACTGCCATAAAAGGTGTTGTACTTGCAAGCGTCGTTCCCACTCTCGAAACCGCCTGGCTCGGCTGCTGCACAAAACATTTTAATTCAAATCTCGACAAAAAGATCTTTGTGGTCGCCGTCAATGACATTAAAGATCTGATTTCGGTCAAATTAAAAAATCCGGGCGAAGTGGGTGCCGATCGTCTGGTTAACGCCATCGCCGCCTGGAACGAGTTTCAGACAAGGCTCATTGTCATCGACTTCGGCACAGCCATCACCTTTGACTGTATCACTGAAAAATGTGAATACACAGGTGGACTGATTATTCCAGGTATTGCCATATCCCTGGAGGCTCTTGCCACCAGAACCGCAAAACTGCCGCACATCGATGTTTCTGAAAAACCGCCATCAGTTATCGGCAAAAACACTGATCATGCCATGAAAAGCGGTATTTTATACGGGTATGGTGCAATGATAAACGGTCTTATCGAGAATATCCGTATGGAAATGGCCCCAGGGGGAGAAAAAGTCACCGTCATTGCCACGGGTGGCATGGCAAAGGTTATCGCCCCATTCACCACTGCCTTTGATCATATCGATCCTATGCTTACCCTGAAAGGCCTGGAAATCATATATAAAAAGAAAATTTTGTAA
- a CDS encoding S66 peptidase family protein has product MAPLPLYPPPLKKGDTLAVIAPAGQLQEPQKFAKGISLLEEMGFSVKFPRDLWPGNDYLADSDENRAHEFNTFINDPETAGLISMRGGFGCLRMLDKIDLGQIAGHPKTILGFSDISILHNYLHTRTGLVCFHGPVLTSLTTLTSPALERLYHSLTGQWRAPIHTRKIEILRDGTTSSGRLLGGNLTSLVTLLGTPYDFSWDNGVIFLEDINEPPYKIDRMLTQLFLAGKFDDLSGLILGDFSLSSHEDTLEKIRYREQVWMRILELTGRFAYPVWANIPVGHCPDNYTLPLGATVEMDREKTRLLFH; this is encoded by the coding sequence ATGGCTCCCTTACCTCTCTATCCTCCACCCCTGAAAAAAGGTGATACCCTCGCTGTTATAGCTCCCGCAGGGCAGTTGCAGGAGCCTCAAAAGTTTGCAAAAGGGATTTCCCTGCTCGAAGAAATGGGTTTTTCCGTAAAATTTCCAAGGGATTTATGGCCGGGAAATGACTATCTGGCCGACAGCGATGAAAACCGCGCCCACGAATTCAATACATTTATCAATGATCCCGAAACAGCCGGACTTATTTCAATGCGAGGTGGATTCGGTTGCCTGCGCATGCTGGATAAGATTGATCTCGGGCAGATCGCCGGCCATCCGAAAACTATCCTGGGCTTTTCTGATATTTCAATTCTCCACAACTACCTGCATACCAGAACAGGCCTTGTCTGCTTCCATGGACCTGTCCTGACTTCCCTTACCACCCTGACTTCACCTGCGCTTGAAAGACTGTATCATTCTCTTACCGGTCAATGGCGGGCACCAATACATACACGAAAGATAGAAATTCTCCGGGACGGCACGACCTCTTCAGGAAGATTGCTCGGTGGAAACCTGACAAGCCTTGTTACTCTACTGGGAACTCCCTATGATTTTTCCTGGGACAATGGTGTTATTTTTCTGGAAGATATCAATGAACCACCGTACAAAATTGACCGTATGCTGACCCAGCTTTTTCTTGCCGGAAAATTTGACGACCTCTCCGGCCTTATTCTAGGGGATTTTTCCCTCTCCTCCCACGAGGACACCCTGGAAAAAATCCGCTACAGAGAACAGGTCTGGATGCGAATACTTGAGTTAACCGGGCGATTCGCATACCCGGTCTGGGCAAATATTCCCGTAGGTCACTGTCCGGATAATTACACCCTTCCACTGGGTGCAACGGTAGAAATGGACAGGGAAAAAACCCGGCTTCTCTTTCATTAA
- a CDS encoding SH3 domain-containing protein, producing the protein MRRKDDGHYPILPETRITYIKNKNIRIHTNTMIFSNSTKTSLRILLALIIFSFFICPNVIAAQYVSVKKDNVNVRTGPSKDNPVSMELFEGYPLKVIKKQGDWYKVIDFENDSGWIHKNLVTTGDTVIVNAKKSVNMRSGPSTKSSVVADVERGVVLTKISRKGKWVEVRHASGTVGWIYKPLLWP; encoded by the coding sequence ATGAGACGAAAGGATGACGGCCATTACCCGATCCTGCCGGAAACAAGAATTACTTACATAAAAAATAAAAATATCAGAATCCATACAAATACCATGATTTTTTCAAATTCAACAAAAACTTCCCTCCGCATACTCCTGGCATTAATCATCTTCAGTTTCTTCATATGCCCCAATGTCATTGCAGCTCAGTATGTCAGTGTAAAAAAAGACAATGTAAATGTAAGGACAGGTCCATCAAAGGATAACCCCGTTTCCATGGAGCTGTTTGAAGGATATCCGCTGAAAGTCATAAAAAAACAGGGTGACTGGTATAAGGTCATCGACTTTGAAAATGATTCCGGCTGGATCCACAAAAATCTTGTCACCACCGGTGATACGGTCATCGTCAACGCCAAGAAGAGCGTGAACATGAGATCGGGCCCATCCACAAAAAGCTCCGTTGTCGCCGATGTGGAAAGAGGTGTTGTACTGACTAAAATCTCCCGTAAAGGAAAATGGGTGGAAGTAAGACACGCAAGTGGAACGGTTGGCTGGATTTACAAACCCCTGCTCTGGCCCTGA